GGATGGGGATGATGAGCAGTACACCGAGTTGTTCCATTACGGGGTTGAAGACCGTATCGATCAAGTTTACGTGGGTTGGAATCGTGTCGGATTCGAAGCCGCCCATGGTATTGCTCGCAAACAGAAAGAGAATCTGGTTGTAGAGGCGCAAGTGTTCGAAGAAGGTGATCGCCGTGACCAGAGTCACCATGAAGAGCACGCCGTACGCGATCGGCGATCCAAAGAGCACGCTGCATTCTTTGCGCATCAAGGCCCAGGTTCGAATCATGGTGCTGCCGCCTCGGGTGCTTTGGATGCAAAGACGCCGCGAAACAAGTCGAGACTCTGGCCATCGCCCAGGATCTCCTCGGTTGGCCCGAGCGCGACGAGCCTTCCCTCGAACAGGATGGCCACGCGTTGGGTCAGCGCCCGGGCTTCCGCCAGGTCATGGGTACACAGAAGTAACGTCTGATGGCCGCGAAGATCCGCGAGGCTTTTGTGTACGTACGCGCGCTGTAGTGGGTCGAGGCCGCCGGTCGGTTCGTCGGCGATCACCAGAGTCGGTTGGTGGATGAAGGCCTGGGCGAGAGAGACGCGCTGCTGAAAACCCTTTGAGAGGTTGCCGATGCGCCGATCGCGCACGGAAGTGAGGTCGAAGCGTTCGAGCACATGGGACATCGCGCTCGCCAACGCGTCGCCTGCGAGTCCGCGAATTCCCCCGGCAAAGCGAAGGAAGCGAGTAACCGAGAGTTCGGGGTAGAGCAGCGAGGATTCGGAAACAAAGCCCAAACGCTCCTGGACAGCGCGAGGTTCGAGTACCGGTGAGTGACCATCGACGGTGATTTCGCCGGCGCTCGGCACCAGAAAACCCGTGACCATGCGGATGAAAGTCGTCTTGCCGGCACCGTTTGCCCCGAGCAGGCCAAAGCTTTCACCGGGTTCGATCTCTAGTTGGATGTCTGCGAGAGCGACGTGGTCGCCGAAGCGTCGTTCCAGCCCGCGCGCCACCACTCGTGCGCCTGTTCGGGTACCTGCCGGGGCACCCACCTCCACCTATAGATCCTCCAGCACGTCGAAGAAATTGCCCCACGTCTTCGAGACACAGCTCGGGTCTTTGATGCTGATCCCGGGAACTCGCAGCCCCGCCAGGGCAAAGGACATGGCCATGCGATGGTCGTCATAGGTTTCGATGGTCGCGTTGTGGAGCGGCCCGGGTTGAATGCGCAGCCAATCTTCTCCCGCTTCGGCGCGTGCGCCCATGCGACACAATTCGGTTTCGAGTGCCGCCAGCCGGTCGGTCTCCTTGATCTTCAGGTTCCAGATGTCTTTGATCAGCGTGGGCCCGTCGGCAAACAGGCACACCACCGCGTAGGCGAGGGCAGCATCCGGCGAATTGTTCATGTTGACTTCGCCGAGACTCGTTAGTCCATTCTTGGGTCCGATGAGTTCGATTGCGTTTGCTTCGCGGCGCACCTGACAGCCCATCCCTTCGAGGAGATTCAGAATGGCGAGATCCGCCTGGATCGAATCTGCCGGAATGCCTTCGATCAGGACGCGCCCCCCGGTGATCGCGGCGGCGCAAAGGGGATAGACCGCGGACGAGGCGTCTGGTTCGACGTGATACACCCTGGGCTGATAGCGCTGACCCGACTTCACCAGCAGGGTGTTCTCTCCGAGTTCGCCTTTTGTGGCGCCCCACTTTGCCTCTACCCCAAACGCACCCATCACTTCGAGGGTGAGATCAATATAAGGACGCGAGACGATGGCCCCGAGAAAGTGAATCTGCACGTCCTGTCGGGCGTAGGGGGCGACCATGAGTACGGCCGAGACGTATTGGCTCGAGGCAGAAGCGTCCATATACACGCTGCCCCCCGGGAGGCCGCCGCCCAGCACCTTGATTGGCGGGCATTCGTTTTTGCCGAGGATCTCGACCCGGGCGCCGAGGCCTTCGAGCGCGTCGCGCAGATGCGAAATAGGCCGCTCGCGCATGCGTTCGTTTCCGTCGATCACGACCGGGCCCGCCCCCAGCGTCATGACCGCCGTGAGAAATCGCGCGGAGGTCCCGGAGTTCATGACGTAAAGAGGGTCGCTCGGCGGGGCGAATTCCGGACCGTGGCCAGTGACGAGAAAAGTGCTGCCATCGACATCCACTTGTCCCCCCAAGGCCCGCAGTGAGTCGCACATGACCTGGGTGTCATCGCTCGAGAGGCAGCCGCCGAGTTCGCTCTGCCCGTCGGCGAGAAAAGCAATCGGGAGCGCCCGGTTGGTGATGCTCTTGGATCCGGGAACCCGCACCCTCGCGTCGATGGGGCCGCGGGGTCGAATCGCGAGAGGTTCGAGAACGGATCTCATCGCTGCAGCCAAACGCCGGACCCGAGTGGGCGAATTTGTTGGGCGCAGCGGGGTGAATGGGCTTCGGAATTCATCATTGACTCGATTGGGCTGGTTTGGGCGCGGTTCTTGGGTGGTTTAGCAACTCCCCCGCCTCTTGGCGTCGGCGCGGGCAAGAGGGCAAGCCGGTTGCGAACTGGGGAGAATCGGGACCGGGACTGAAGCCCGCCTGTGCCGCAACTGGGATTGGCAATTGACACCCTCCACGGGCTCAGGCAAACTTTGCCACCGCACCAAAAGCATTGCGACGACGAGGGTTTAGCTTAACTCGGCTGGCTAACTCCGGCACGCGCACGCGCGCCGCTGAAATTGGATCCAACTTGCACGATTGCGCGGACTCGCGTCGAGGGAAAGATAGATAGGGTTAAGAAGTGTCGGCCACGCGCCCCGATCGAAGGCCTTTTGCGCGGGCAGTGGACGACTGAGGAGAAACCAGTTGGTCAAGGTACTGGTATCGGACGATCTCGCTGCGGAGGGCCTCGAAGTTTTTCGACAGGCTCAC
Above is a genomic segment from Myxococcales bacterium containing:
- a CDS encoding ABC transporter ATP-binding protein; this translates as MEVGAPAGTRTGARVVARGLERRFGDHVALADIQLEIEPGESFGLLGANGAGKTTFIRMVTGFLVPSAGEITVDGHSPVLEPRAVQERLGFVSESSLLYPELSVTRFLRFAGGIRGLAGDALASAMSHVLERFDLTSVRDRRIGNLSKGFQQRVSLAQAFIHQPTLVIADEPTGGLDPLQRAYVHKSLADLRGHQTLLLCTHDLAEARALTQRVAILFEGRLVALGPTEEILGDGQSLDLFRGVFASKAPEAAAP
- the aroA gene encoding 3-phosphoshikimate 1-carboxyvinyltransferase, which produces MRSVLEPLAIRPRGPIDARVRVPGSKSITNRALPIAFLADGQSELGGCLSSDDTQVMCDSLRALGGQVDVDGSTFLVTGHGPEFAPPSDPLYVMNSGTSARFLTAVMTLGAGPVVIDGNERMRERPISHLRDALEGLGARVEILGKNECPPIKVLGGGLPGGSVYMDASASSQYVSAVLMVAPYARQDVQIHFLGAIVSRPYIDLTLEVMGAFGVEAKWGATKGELGENTLLVKSGQRYQPRVYHVEPDASSAVYPLCAAAITGGRVLIEGIPADSIQADLAILNLLEGMGCQVRREANAIELIGPKNGLTSLGEVNMNNSPDAALAYAVVCLFADGPTLIKDIWNLKIKETDRLAALETELCRMGARAEAGEDWLRIQPGPLHNATIETYDDHRMAMSFALAGLRVPGISIKDPSCVSKTWGNFFDVLEDL